Within Pseudomonas tructae, the genomic segment AGCACCAGTGGCAACTGCTGCCACAGCAGGCCTACCTTGGCCTGAGCCAGGCCAGCACAGTGGCCGGCAGCTTCCTACTGCTGGTGCCCCAGGCCCATGACGGCGCCGCCGATGTCTGGCTGCAGCGCAGCCCGAGCGCCAGCGTGCCTGCCGAGCTCAGCCAGGCCGCTTTGATCGCCGCGGGCTGGCAACAGATCGCCGCCCACTACGACGCCGGCGTCACCCGCCAGCATCGCCACTGACACACTGCTACTGACACAAGGACGCCCCATGTTTCGCGCACCCCTCGCCCGTCGTCTTCTGACTGTGTTGCTCGCCTGTGCCCTGCCCGCCCTGGCCCTGGCCGAGAATGGCAAGCCGCTACGCATCGGCATCACCCTGCACCCGTACTACAGCTACGTGAGCAATATCGTCGGTGACAAGGCCGAGGTGGTGCCGCTGATTCCGGCAGGCTTCAACCCCCATGCCTACGAGCCACGGGCCGAGGACATCAAGCGCATTGGCACCCTGGACGTGATCGTCCTCAACGGTGTAGGCCATGACGATTTTGCCGACCGCATGATCGCCGCCAGCGAGAAGCCGAACATCGCCACCATCGAATCCAACAGCAACGTACCGCTGCTGGCCGCCACCGGCGTGGCTGCGCGCGGTGCCGGCAAGGTGGTCAACCCGCACACCTTCCTGTCGATCAGCGCCAGCATTGCCCAGGTCAACAATATTGCCCGCGAGCTGGGCAAGCTCGACCCGGACAACGCCAAGTACTACAGCCAGAACGCCCGCGCCTATGCCAAGCGTCTGCGCAAGCTGCGCGCCGAGGCCCTGGC encodes:
- a CDS encoding metal ABC transporter substrate-binding protein; amino-acid sequence: MFRAPLARRLLTVLLACALPALALAENGKPLRIGITLHPYYSYVSNIVGDKAEVVPLIPAGFNPHAYEPRAEDIKRIGTLDVIVLNGVGHDDFADRMIAASEKPNIATIESNSNVPLLAATGVAARGAGKVVNPHTFLSISASIAQVNNIARELGKLDPDNAKYYSQNARAYAKRLRKLRAEALAQVTEAPGAEFRVATIHAAYDYLVREFGLEVTAVVEPAHGIEPSPSQLKKTIDQLKALDVKVIFSEMDFPSAYVETIQRESGVKIYPLTHISYGDYSKEKYEVEMKRNLDTVVRAIKESQA